A genome region from Thermomicrobiales bacterium includes the following:
- the pyrE gene encoding orotate phosphoribosyltransferase — protein sequence MSNDFLRQLREIGALKSGHFLLASGRHSDQYVEKFDLLRNPQAAEIACRQLIAQLPDTDVDLVVGPTTGGILLAFEIGRQLGLPAAYAERARDGASERSFKRGTIIAPGTRVLLVDDILTTGGSIRETLAALDVVNADVRTIAVLVDRSGGAVSFGPPLVPLASLSIETWTADDCPQCQAGVPLTKPGSTSSQSAS from the coding sequence GTGAGCAACGACTTTCTGAGGCAGCTACGTGAAATCGGCGCGTTGAAGAGCGGGCATTTCCTGCTTGCGTCCGGACGCCATAGCGATCAGTACGTCGAGAAATTCGACCTGCTGCGCAATCCACAGGCAGCGGAAATAGCCTGTCGCCAATTAATCGCGCAACTACCGGATACGGATGTTGATCTCGTCGTCGGCCCAACGACTGGTGGCATTTTGCTGGCGTTTGAGATCGGTCGCCAGCTCGGCCTACCGGCTGCTTACGCCGAGCGCGCACGAGACGGCGCAAGCGAACGCTCATTCAAGCGCGGGACGATTATCGCGCCAGGAACGCGCGTTTTGCTGGTTGATGACATCCTGACGACAGGCGGCTCAATCCGCGAGACGCTTGCGGCCCTCGATGTGGTGAACGCGGATGTTCGCACCATTGCCGTCCTTGTGGACCGTTCGGGCGGCGCGGTCTCGTTCGGGCCGCCGCTCGTGCCGCTCGCATCTCTGTCAATCGAAACGTGGACAGCGGACGACTGCCCGCAATGCCAGGCAGGTGTGCCGTTGACCAAGCCGGGCTCCACGTCGAGTCAGTCCGCCAGCTAG